A segment of the Penaeus monodon isolate SGIC_2016 chromosome 38, NSTDA_Pmon_1, whole genome shotgun sequence genome:
TCCCAAGTACACATAAAGCTTAGAGTATATCCATTCTATCCAAAGATATACTTGTGTTCTGGTATATTACTTGAAGATCATAGCCGAAGTCACCATAGAGTGCAAGAGTATACTAGAATATACCTAACCATACACAGGGGTAGGTGAATATGCAGGTGTGGGTCTGTAAGTAGGTGCAGGCCTGTAAGCaggtgtggtgtggtatgaagGGGTAGGCTGGTATGCTGGTGAAGGACGGTAGGAAGGTGTAGGATGGTAGGAAGGCTGGTAGGCTTGGTATTGAGCCTGTCCCTCATAAGTGACCTCGGCCACGTAGCCTGAGTCGCCGTCCACGTGGTAGGTGACCTTCTGCAGGCGaccgtcgggaagctgcacgtagtaggatccctgtgtgTTGTAACCATCGCGGGACTCCTGGTGGCCGTAGTCGTTgccggagtagtcgtccttcacgaCCCAGTTAAAGTCGTACTTGGGAGGAGCCTGCAAAGACGAAAACAGAATACTGAAATCCTGGTTATCTTCACTTAAGACAAATTCAATGCAGAAATAGGATGAGATAGACAATtttagtacatatataaaatggtaCAGACGAATTCAGCATAGCAGTATAATCATAAATTCAGAATTAATCGAGAAATTAAATGATAAACGCGAAAAAAACAGTAAGAAGaagatacaaaggaaaaaaaaaaaaaaaaaaaaaaaaaagaaagaaagaaaaatatatatataatgaaaaaaaatatatcaaataaaacatatttcaaaAATTCCACATAGATCTTTGCCCCTACCTCATATGAAGGAGCGGGCCTGTAGGAGGCGGGCGGGGCGTAGGCCGGGGCAGGGGTGTAGGTTGGGGCAGGGGTGTAGGTTGGGGCGGGCGTGTAGCTTGGGGTGGGGTGGTATCGAGGGGCGGGCGTGTAGCTTGGGGTGGAGTGGTATCGAGGGGCGGGGCTGTAGGTGTGGCGAGGTCCTTCGGGGGCGGCCAGAGCGAGGGCCGCCACGGACACCAACAGGAGAATCTGACGGGGGAATCTATGTCGTTCAGATttgaaatgtaataatgataatgataatgataataataagtatgatgataatgatgatagtagtgataataatgattaataatttttttttattaatgatattaatgatgaataaaatatgaaacaaataatAAGGAAATTAATGTTTGTTTGTGCACTTATTACAATCTGCaattgtgtgcgagtgtgtatgtgagtatgtatgtgtgtgtgcgagtgtatgtatgagtgtgtgtgtgtgtgtgtgtgtgtgtgtgtgtgtgcgaatgtgtgtgtgtgattgtgtatatgcgtattttgaacatcaataataacacaGGGCAGCCTGAACCACCAATTTTGCATCATTACGAACAAAAATATCACGCACTTTACACAAACCCATATAAGATTACACACCAAAATATACATCTCAGCTTAAAAGCCTTGCCTTCCATCATCCCAAACAAAACTATAACcttaatgaacaagaaaaaaatataataataataataataataatgataacagagtaaaatagaacagaaaaaaatatatatatacacaaaaagtaAAGATGACAGAAACCACCTTCATCTTGTCTGTTGTGATGGGACGTTAGTTGTGatattttcttgaattttctcggcttttatatgtttttgcgaagagggggcggggcttgaaaggggggagagagggaaacggggaaaaaaggggggaggggggagaagaatgcaaggaggaggaagaagaaggtggaggaggaggaggtgaaggaggaggaaaaggggagaggagggagagggagaggagagaggtaggggaggtagaggagggagagggggagggagaggagggaggagaggagatgtgggggatggagaggaggagtaagaggagggagggagaggagggagggagaggagagaggtaggggagggagaggagggatgtgggggatggagaggaggagtaagaggagggagggagaggagggagagcagggaggtaggagaggtagagggggaggggactgacgtaatagaggaggagggaaggagagggaggtaaagggggagaagagggagtcagaaaggaagaggggaatacagaagagaggagagtgaggattgGTACAATAAACGGCTgatagagatgaagaggagggaagaggagttagagagagaagagagagagagagatagaaatggggaagataaagagaatgggggaggaataggcttacgaagagagagagagagagagagagagagcgagagcgagagagagagagagagagagagagaaagagagagaaagagagagagagagagacagagacacagacacagagagagacaaagagaaaagacaggaggaaaagaataagctagcagagagagaaagagataaaagaaataaacaagagatgggaagaagaaaggggggaggggaggagaggagagaagtgagtgaccggtgggggtggggggggggtgtcagcaCGGCATCAGTGGTCAGAGAAGCACAAGCGACGCCCATGACCCGGCACTCGATGGGCGTATCCCAAAAGACGAACAGAGCCTTGAAGTCAAAACTTATCAAAtgtctaaacatttttttttctctcttctttcgaaTCTCAGTTTGCGTTGttcgtttaatttttcttttttttctctcttttttttttaagtacttctctctctctctctctctctctctctctctctctctctctctctctctctctctctctctctctctctctctctctctctctctctctctctctttcttcttcttcttcttctttttcttcttcttctttttaaatatttgttttctctctcttttccctctcttcttcttcttcttaagaacttttcctctctctctctctttctctctctactctctctctctctctctctctctctcaattctctctctctcttcttccttttaactccttttctctctctctcttatctctcttcttcctttaaacgacatttttttttctctctttaaagtCTCTGAGTACGTGACgtattctcctgtttttttttctgtttttttctctctttttttttttgtcatgataaAATCTCTGAAAAGCAGGAAATTAGAATTAGCTTTTGGCTTCGCTCCGCTGGGAGTCATTTGAGAAGCCGCAACGTACGGTTCAGTGTAACAGAATTAGAGAATGAATGAAGCTGTGTGTACGTTGGACTttctatacgtacatacacacatgcaagcagAAACGCACACGTACCTAGaggcacacataaacacgcacatttatatatatacatgtatatatataatatatatatatatatatatatatatataaacacacacacacacacacacacacacatatatatatatatatatatatatatatatatatatatatatatgtgtgtgtgtgtgtgtgtgtgtgtgtgtgtgtgtgtgtggtgagtgtgtgtgtgtgtgtgtgtgtgtgtgtgtgttgtacatatatacatgaatatatgtatatatgtgtctgtgtgtatgtttgtatatatatatgtatatatatgcatatatgtgtgtaaatatatatatatatatatatatatatatatatatatatatatatatatgtatatatatatatgtatgtatgatatagcaacatatatatgtatatatatatatatatatatatatatatatatatataatatatatatatatatatttacatatatatatatatatatatatataataatatatatatatatatatatatatatatatatatatatatatgtgtgtgtgtgtgtgtgtgtgtgtgtgtgtgtgtggggtgtgtgtgtgtgtgcatgtggggtgtggtgtgtgcgtgtgtgtgcgggtgtgagtgtgtgtgtgtgtgtgtgttggtgtgtgtgtgtgtgtgtgtgtgtgtgtgtatgtatatatagatataaatatatatatatatatatatatatatatatatatatatatatatatatatatgtataatatatatataatatataatgtatatatacataaatgtatgtgtatatatatacatgcatcatatagcatatatatattataaaataatagatatattatatataaacatatatataaaatatatatatatatatatatatatattattcatatatatatttacatatatatgtatatatatgtatatatgtatatatatatgtatatatatatatatatatatatatatatatatacagatatatatgtgtgtgtggtgtgtgtgtgtgtgtgttgtgtgtgtgtgtgtggggtgtgtgtgtgtgtgtgtgtgtgtatgcgtgtggtgtgtgtgtctatgtatgatgtatatatacatatacatatatatatatatatatatatatatatatatatatatatatatacatatatatgatatatatatatagagagatatacatattatatatatatatatgcataatatatatataatatatatatgtatgtatatatgtatgtatatatacatatacatatatatgtatatatatacatatatatatacatacaaatacacactcacacacacacacacacatacacacacacacacacacacacacacacacacacacacacacacacacacacacacatatatacatgtatatatatattatatatatatatatatatatatatatatatatatatatatttatttatttatttatttatttatttatatatatgtatgtatagggatTGATAAACTGgtagaaaatataaacatatatatatatatatatatatataattatatatattaaaatatatatatatatatataatataaaatatacacatatctatatatatatatataaaatctctattatatataatatatatatatatatataaaatatatatatatatatatgtacatataaatatatgcatatataaatatatataaatacatatatatgcatatatatacatatatagataaataggtacatacatacacatatacatatatattcatgtatatgtatgtgtgtgtgtgtgtgtatatatatatatatatat
Coding sequences within it:
- the LOC119596846 gene encoding adhesive plaque matrix protein-like, which produces MKILLLVSVAALALAAPEGPRHTYSPAPRYHSTPSYTPAPRYHPTPSYTPAPTYTPAPTYTPAPAYAPPASYRPAPSYEAPPKYDFNWVVKDDYSGNDYGHQESRDGYNTQGSYYVQLPDGRLQKVTYHVDGDSGYVAEVTYEGQAQYQAYQPSYHPTPSYRPSPAYQPTPSYHTTPAYRPAPTYRPTPAYSPTPVYG